A genomic segment from Epinephelus fuscoguttatus linkage group LG17, E.fuscoguttatus.final_Chr_v1 encodes:
- the ahdc1 gene encoding AT-hook DNA-binding motif-containing protein 1 has translation MSGLSDHLHSGQTGAPVGCGGTQVEEKACVGGLEGLAGPELWTRELGLQEGSQDPSNDGLVSVTSDHFPASSPSALANGLHLQRRLGHSTCRRRQTETHTTVETHTFAETLRNMQTHIDPDVHAQGVSHAHLDDCRHMDINTHTGSVGQELSRTLTPEAIHTTSPQPLSLALGNHPASTNQQAAPVLTAETDSPTTFCPVPIGPNPNPGSSALPVEAEKKYALRSSGRPRFPCHLRKSSRLRRSLEDGEKRAGRERAGEEEIEVLEEKIWRVKEEEVTLGEKQEHPSVEAVLPTVPCPTDIALSLTVPKSAPKAIPKPGPRLGHKPGPKSRSRPGPKSVTKAAPKSVKQRQAAQSMVNRSSPLLPFANTSTIAAPLTVKQEPVAELGVTPPNNRRHGRFVGVRKIVVKVARIPVSLSRRQKSYKISNMETVTGPEKGNDGGPEGPEAAREPTALLRMKNNGKSVMVMFPPGELPVILKRRRGRPPKQALPGVPGELPNAGNASGNGDQPKKPQRRRRTKLPSPYPSYVNDTNDVKTEYGDVLSKLAFLNRQPPATGRSSPPRCWTPSEPETFHTPMENPGISTLLHRLTGYRRPRGGRGGGAGRGGGGAGGIGGSERNKSTFSDFFESIGKKRKPSPMSEHGLPRKRGKGSGGGGVGRGGGMVGTEPGGEKIVRRRRVRKNGAFKGEGVSMGQDWPNGAGGWGEGGMDKEKGLGGYQLCGSPRGGFSSCEVGRGGAYSSPGGSRVVGPAGEDSQGLFAGYFRSLLDSDDSSDLLDISSSQSESRKASSTPGYEPSSPATSHSWSPAFPKWNSKGASSGGEGSAQSHCSSARPPYSYGNLAQTSPTTSTYPKSTPPSLSHSPSSPHPASFGHYSSSYSSSSPAVPQRSSDCSFAYGSGHSSGKATTVGQMGYSSYQAAGKRGYGGYPAAGHSSMVRGESTGPTSPGGGFMSVAKSSPFSSSSSPEGYKQFNSSQWTYRQGYGGWSDSFGPQYHGYSEYGSNESKDILDISNYTPQKAKRQPFPESLSESSSDSSHLGSAATGSGPNSTCGSYKLSETVSVGGEGGQSSLSSLEKLMMDWHESASGPSYNWSQNVLFQGGGTNKPGRGRRKRTEPQSEKEGGSGLHSDSPSSPSPTPTPGPKRGGVGGRGRGSRGGRGGLSPCQRERPSGAKGRGKAASTSGAGCAVTAGGPEGAGLFQEGLDYYSGDSSSLSPLATPNPAPSSTYLQDPCEYPSPYSAHPSTPSSEERYPALYPGESSSSLSPSVSSPPYPPKPTPPPPQSYHPVPSRTFSPSCSPSPRVTPHCATALSPSHRPPPKDPQFSQYDSPSYCSSPYWYGQTSHSGSPSPHSHSTHSNTAVHTHSNPHTSPHGSSHGNALASPNANTHMNPTPHDTHHHANLSSHTNTHATSLLQSSPLSHSNPHTSNQPHHNTHTNPNSHLPTHTHSNPSTSLHSHSTPVLYEECSPPSTVPPHKRDLTPHAMSTGLRQGPLPHSPYPKPPLDSSPHQEDTGGFSLSHQSYQSMGHRYPSQAAQGGGVLCQLLDTANDDSFSVTSL, from the exons ATGAGTGGCTTGTCAGATCACCTGCATTCAGGCCAAACTGGGGCTCCAGTGGGCTGTGGTGGGACTCAGGTGGAGGAAAAAGCGTGTGTTGGGGGGCTGGAGGGGCTGGCAGGGCCTGAGCTCTGGACCAGGGAGCTTGGGCTCCAGGAGGGGTCCCAGGATCCCTCTAACGATGGACTGGTATCGGTGACCTCCGACCACTTTCCCGCCTCCTCTCCCTCCGCCCTGGCCAACGGCCTGCATCTACAGAGAAGGCTGGGGCACAGCACCTGTCGGCGCAGGCAGACGGAGACTCACACAACCGTTGAGACGCATACATTTGCAGAGACACTTAGAAACATGCAAACGCACATAGACCCAGATGTGCATGCACAGGGTGTTTCACATGCACACTTGGATGATTGTAGACACATGGATATCAACACACATACAGGTTCTGTAGGACAAGAACTCTCCAGAACTCTCACACCAGAGGCCATACACACAACTTCACCTCAACCCCTGTCTTTGGCACTTGGCAATCATCCGGCCTCCACCAATCAGCAGGCAGCCCCAGTCCTcactgcagagacagacagtccCACAACCTTTTGTCCAGTCCCCATTGGTCCAAACCCAAACCCGGGCTCCTCTGCTCTTCCTGTGGAGGCAGAGAAGAAGTATGCACTCCGCAGCTCTGGACGTCCCCGCTTCCCCTGTCACCTGCGCAAATCCTCCCGCCTCCGCCGCAGCTTGGAGGATGGAGAGAAGAGAGCGGGGAGGGAGagggcaggagaggaggagattgAAGTATTGGAGGAGAAAATCTGGAGGGttaaagaggaggaggtgacTCTTGGGGAGAAACAAGAGCATCCATCTGTAGAGGCTGTTCTCCCCACAGTTCCCTGCCCCACAGACATCGCTCTTTCCCTGACTGTACCCAAATCTGCTCCAAAAGCTATACCTAAACCTGGGCCCAGACTTGGGCATAAACCTGGACCTAAATCCAGGTCTAGGCCTGGACCGAAATCCGTCACTAAAGCAGCTCCTAAAAGTGTGAAACAGCGTCAGGCAGCCCAGTCCATGGTGAATCGTAGTTCTCCTCTTCTCCCATTTGCAAACACATCCACCATCGCTGCACCTCTAACTGTGAAGCAGGAACCTGTTGCAGAGTTGGGGGTTACTCCTCCCAATAACCGGAGACATGGGCGTTTTGTAGGT GTGAGGAAGATTGTTGTCAAGGTGGCTCGCATTCCCGTCAGCCTTAGCCGCAGACAGAAGAGCTACAAGATTTCTAATATGGAGACAGTTACAGGGCCTGAAAAAGGCAACGATGGTGGACCGGAGGGCCCAGAGGCAGCTCGAGAGCCTACTGCACTTCTCCGAATGAAGAACAATGGGAAGAGTGTTATGGTAATGTTCCCTCCTGGAGAACTGCCTGTTATTCTCAAACGCAGGAGGGGACGACCACCTAAACAGGCTCTGCCAGGAGTACCGGGAGAGCTTCCAAATGCTGGTAATGCTAGTGGTAATGGAGACCAGCCCAAGAAGCCCCAGAGACGGCGGCGGACTAAACTCCCTTCCCCTTATCCATCGTATGTTAATGACACTAACGATGTGAAAACAGAGTATGGGGATGTTCTGTCCAAACTGGCCTTTTTAAACCGCCAGCCCCCTGCCACTGGCCGTTCCTCTCCCCCACGCTGCTGGACACCCAGTGAGCCAGAAACCTTCCATACCCCCATGGAAAACCCTGGAATATCCACCCTCCTCCACCGGCTCACTGGATACAGACGCCCTCGAGGTGGCAGAGGAGGGGGCGCtggaagaggtggaggaggagcaggggggATTGGGGGCAGTGAGCGCAATAAGAGCACCTTTAGTGACTTCTTTGAATCCATTGGCAAGAAGCGGAAACCGAGCCCCATGTCTGAGCATGGATTACCCAGGAAAAGGGGAAAGGGTTCGGGTGGAGGTGGGGTTGGTAGGGGAGGGGGTATGGTAGGAACTGAGCCTGGGGGAGAGAAAATTGTCAGGAGGAGACGTGTGAGAAAAAATGGTGCATTTAAAGGGGAGGGGGTGTCCATGGGGCAGGACTGGCCCAATGGGGCAGGTGgctggggggaggggggtatGGACAAGGAGAAAGGTTTGGGTGGGTATCAGCTCTGTGGATCTCCAAGGGGGGGCTTTTCCTCCTGTGAAGTTGGAAGGGGAGGTGCCTACAGCAGTCCAGGAGGGAGCAGAGTTGTTGGGCCGGCTGGGGAGGACTCACAAGGACTGTTTGCCGGATATTTCCGGTCACTCCTTGACTCAGATGATTCATCAGACCTGTTGGACATCTCCTCCTCCCAGTCAGAGAGCCGAAAAGCTTCATCCACCCCTGGTTATGAGCCATCCAGTCCAGCTACAAGTCACAGCTGGTCGCCTGCATTCCCCAAGTGGAACTCCAAGGGTGCAAGCTCTGGAGGGGAGGGTTCAGCCCAGTCACACTGCTCTTCAGCCAGGCCTCCATACAGCTATGGCAACCTGGCCCAAACATCCCCCACCACTTCTACTTATCCCAAATccactcctccatctctctcacactctcctaGTTCCCCCCATCCTGCCTCTTTTGGCCACTACTCCTCCagctactcctcctcctctcctgcggTGCCACAGAGATCCTCAGACTGCAGCTTTGCATATGGATCCGGACACAGCAGTGGCAAGGCCACCACTGTGGGTCAAATGGGTTATTCTAGCTACCAGGCAGCAGGCAAGCGAGGCTATGGTGGATATCCTGCAGCAGGTCATTCCTCCATGGTGCGGGGGGAGTCAACAGGACCTACATCACCTGGAGGGGGGTTCATGTCTGTGGCCAAAAGTAGCcccttcagctcctcctcctctccagaagGTTACAAACAGTTCAACTCCAGTCAGTGGACCTACAG ACAAGGTTATGGTGGCTGGTCAGACAGCTTTGGGCCTCAGTATCACGGCTACAGTGAATACGGCTCTAACGAGTCCAAAGACATCTTGGATATCTCAAACTACACCCCCCAGAAGGCCAAGCGACAACCTTTTCCTGAAAGTCTATCAGAATCCTCCTCTGACTCTTCACATCTTGGCTCTGCAGCCACTGGTAGCGGACCGAACTCCACATGTGGCTCGTACAAACTGAGTGAGACTGTCTCTGTTGGTGGAGAGGGGGGTCAATCCAGTCTGTCCAGTCTGGAGAAGCTGATGATGGATTGGCATGAGAGTGCCTCGGGGCCCTCATATAACTGGAGCCAGAATGTCCTCTTTCAGGGCGGGGGGACCAACAAACCCGGTCGCGGTCGAAGGAAACGGACTGAACCACAGTCAGAAAAAGAAGGGGGCTCTGGTTTACACTCTGATTCCCCATCCAGTCCCTCCCCAACACCTACTCCTGGACCTAAGCGGGGAGGGGTTGGAGGACGGGGTAGAGGGTCCAGAGGAGGTAGAGGGGGCTTGTCTCCATGTCAGAGAGAGCGGCCATCAGGAGCCAAAGGTAGGGGCAAAGCTGCATCTACATCTGGGGCGGGATGCGCAGTGACTGCTGGAGGTCCAGAAGGAGCTGGGCTGTTCCAGGAGGGACTGGACTAttacagtggagacagtagtaGCCTCTCTCCCCTGGCCACTCCCAATCCTGCACCATCTTCCACCTACCTCCAGGACCCCTGTGAGTACCCCTCCCCTTATTCGGCCCACCCCTCCACGCCCTCTTCTGAGGAGCGATACCCAGCCTTATACCCTGGAGAGTCCTCCTCTTCCCTTTCACCCAGTGTCTCATCTCCTCCTTACCCTCCCAAGCCCACCCCTCCTCCGCCCCAGTCTTACCACCCTGTCCCCTCCAGAACATTCTCACCCTCTTGCTCTCCCTCACCACGGGTGACACCCCACTGCGCCACTGCACTAAGCCCCTCACATCGCCCGCCTCCAAAAGACCCACAGTTTTCGCAGTATGACTCTCCCAGCTACTGCAGCTCCCCCTATTGGTACGGACAGACATCACATAGCGGCAGCCCCAGCCCGCATTCTCACAGCACACACTCAAATACagccgtgcacacacacagcaacccGCACACAAGTCCCCATGGAAGTTCACACGGTAATGCGCTCGCTAGCCCGAATGCAAACACGCACATGAACCCAACTCCCCATGACACACACCATCACGCTAACCTGAGCTCACACACCAACACCCATGCCACCTCACTCCTCCAGAGCAGCCCCCTCTCCCACTCAAACCCCCACACCAGCAACCAGCCCCACCACAATACACACACCAACCCTAACTCTCACctccccacccacacacactccaacCCCAGCACCAGCCTCCACTCCCACTCAACACCTGTGCTTTATGAGGAGTGCAGCCCTCCCTCGACCGTGCCACCCCACAAGCGGGATCTGACCCCCCACGCTATGAGCACAGGCCTCCGCCAAGGCCCATTGCCTCATTCCCCATACCCCAAACCTCCCCTGGACTCCTCGCCCCATCAGGAGGACACTGGTGGTTTCTCCTTGTCCCACCAATCCTATCAGAGCATGGGACACCGCTACCCCTCCCAAGCAGCTCAGGGAGGTGGGGTGCTGTGCCAGCTCCTGGACACAGCCAATGATGACAGCTTCAGCGTCACCAGCCTGTAA
- the yrk gene encoding tyrosine-protein kinase Fgr isoform X1 yields MGCTCCKQKKSAKAALTSTAAVDVTDQSPSNADGGLSSALTPGRYCPDPTQTIPDFNKGFSSSTIFPNTNTHQRPGGGGVTLFIALYDYDARTEDDLTFQKGEKFQIINNTEGDWWEARSLDTGNSGYIPSNYVAPVDSIQAEEWYFGKMGRKDAERQLLGQGNQRGTFLIRESETTKGAYSLSIRDWDDNKGDHVKHYKIRKLDNGGYYITTRSQFDTVQQLVEHYTERAAGLCCRLIGSCKRGMPKLADLSVKTKDMWEIPRESLQLIKKLGNGQFGEVWMGMWNGTTKVAVKTLKPGTMSPEAFLEEAQIMKRLRHDKLVQLYAVVSEEPIYIITEFMSQGSLLDFLKDGEGQSLKLPQLVDMAAQIAAGMAYIERMNYIHRDLRAANILVGDNLVCKIADFGLARLIEDNEYTARQGAKFPIKWTAPEAALYGRFTIKSDVWSFGILLTELITKGRVPYPGMNNREVLEQVERGYRMPCAPGCPASLHELMVQCWRREADERHTFEYLQSFLEDYFTATEPQYQPGENL; encoded by the exons ATGGGGTGTACCTGTTGCAAGCAGAAGAAGTCCGCCAAGGCAGCACTAAcatcaacagcagcagtagACGTTACGGATCAGTCTCCTAGCAACGCAGATGGAGGGTTGTCCTCGGCCTTGACTCCGGGCCGTTACTGTCCCGACCCCACTCAGACCATCCCAGACTTCAACAAGGGCTTCTCTTCAAGCACCATCTTCccaaacaccaacacacaccagCGGCCTGGAG gtggtggAGTCACTCTCTTTATAGCTCTGTATGACTATGACGCTCGCACTGAAGATGACCTCACTTTTCAGAAAGGAGAGAAATTCCAGATCATCAACAACAC AGAGGGTGACTGGTGGGAGGCTCGTTCTCTGGACACAGGCAACTCAGGTTACATCCCCTCCAACTACGTAGCTCCTGTCGACTCCATACAGGCCGAAGa gtgGTATTTTGGGAAGATGGGGAGGAAGGATGCAGAGAGACAGCTGCTGGGCCAGGGCAACCAGAGGGGAACTTTCCTTATACGCGAGAGCGAGACCACCAAAG GTGCTTACTCTCTGTCTATCCGTGACTGGGATGACAACAAGGGAGACCATGTCAAGCATTATAAGATCCGCAAACTAGACAATGGTGGCTACTACATCACCACGAGATCACAGTTTGACACAGTTCAGCAGCTGGTGGAGCACTACACAG agAGAGCGGCGGGACTGTGCTGCCGTTTGATTGGCAGCTGTAAGCGGGGCATGCCTAAGCTGGCCGACTTATCAGTGAAGACCAAGGATATGTGGGAGATTCCCCGTGAATCCCTCCAGCTGATTAAAAAACTGGGCAACGGCCAGTTTGGAGAAGTCTGGATGG GCATGTGGAATGGTACCACCAAGGTAGCGGTGAAGACTCTGAAGCCAGGAACCATGTCCCCTGAGGCATTCCTGGAGGAAGCTCAGATCATGAAGAGACTCCGCCATGACAAGCTGGTGCAGCTCTACGCTGTCGTGTCTGAGGAGCCCATCTACATTATCACTGAGTTCATGAGCCAAG GAAGTTTGTTGGACTTCCTAAAAGATGGTGAGGGACAGAGTCTGAAGCTGCCTCAGCTGGTGGACATGGCTGCACAG ATTGCAGCTGGGATGGCGTACATCGAGAGGATGAACTACATCCACCGTGACCTGCGGGCAGCTAACATCCTTGTTGGAGACAATCTGGTGTGCAAGATCGCTGACTTTGGCCTGGCTAGGCTCATTGAGGACAACGAGTACACCGCCAGACAAG GGGCGAAGTTCCCCATCAAGTGGACGGCTCCAGAAGCTGCATTGTACGGACGCTTTACCATCAAGTCAGACGTATGGAGCTTTGGCATCCTACTAACTGAACTCATCACTAAGGGACGGGTGCCGTACCCAG GCATGAATAACCGTGAGGTGTTGGAGCAGGTGGAGAGGGGCTACAGGATGCCCTGTGCCCCCGGCTGCCCCGCCTCGCTCCATGAACTGATGGTGCAGTGCTGGAGGCGGGAGGCCGATGAGAGGCACACTTTTGAGTACCTGCAGTCCTTCCTGGAGGATTACTTCACCGCCACGGAGCCGCAGTACCAGCCTGGAGAAAACCTGTGA
- the yrk gene encoding tyrosine-protein kinase Fgr isoform X3: MGCTCCKQKKSAKAALTSTAAVDVTDQSPSNADGGLSSALTPGRYCPDPTQTIPDFNKGFSSSTIFPNTNTHQRPGGGGVTLFIALYDYDARTEDDLTFQKGEKFQIINNTEGDWWEARSLDTGNSGYIPSNYVAPVDSIQAEEWYFGKMGRKDAERQLLGQGNQRGTFLIRESETTKGAYSLSIRDWDDNKGDHVKHYKIRKLDNGGYYITTRSQFDTVQQLVEHYTERAAGLCCRLIGSCKRGMPKLADLSVKTKDMWEIPRESLQLIKKLGNGQFGEVWMGSNDGLCYYLTKPCLNSTPLTMGLGRDAWEVHRDALSLQRKLGQGCFGDVWMGMWNGTTKVAVKTLKPGTMSPEAFLEEAQIMKRLRHDKLVQLYAVVSEEPIYIITEFMSQGSLLDFLKDGEGQSLKLPQLVDMAAQIAAGMAYIERMNYIHRDLRAANILVGDNLVCKIADFGLARLIEDNEYTARQGAKFPIKWTAPEAALYGRFTIKSDVWSFGILLTELITKGRVPYPGMNNREVLEQVERGYRMPCAPGCPASLHELMVQCWRREADERHTFEYLQSFLEDYFTATEPQYQPGENL; encoded by the exons ATGGGGTGTACCTGTTGCAAGCAGAAGAAGTCCGCCAAGGCAGCACTAAcatcaacagcagcagtagACGTTACGGATCAGTCTCCTAGCAACGCAGATGGAGGGTTGTCCTCGGCCTTGACTCCGGGCCGTTACTGTCCCGACCCCACTCAGACCATCCCAGACTTCAACAAGGGCTTCTCTTCAAGCACCATCTTCccaaacaccaacacacaccagCGGCCTGGAG gtggtggAGTCACTCTCTTTATAGCTCTGTATGACTATGACGCTCGCACTGAAGATGACCTCACTTTTCAGAAAGGAGAGAAATTCCAGATCATCAACAACAC AGAGGGTGACTGGTGGGAGGCTCGTTCTCTGGACACAGGCAACTCAGGTTACATCCCCTCCAACTACGTAGCTCCTGTCGACTCCATACAGGCCGAAGa gtgGTATTTTGGGAAGATGGGGAGGAAGGATGCAGAGAGACAGCTGCTGGGCCAGGGCAACCAGAGGGGAACTTTCCTTATACGCGAGAGCGAGACCACCAAAG GTGCTTACTCTCTGTCTATCCGTGACTGGGATGACAACAAGGGAGACCATGTCAAGCATTATAAGATCCGCAAACTAGACAATGGTGGCTACTACATCACCACGAGATCACAGTTTGACACAGTTCAGCAGCTGGTGGAGCACTACACAG agAGAGCGGCGGGACTGTGCTGCCGTTTGATTGGCAGCTGTAAGCGGGGCATGCCTAAGCTGGCCGACTTATCAGTGAAGACCAAGGATATGTGGGAGATTCCCCGTGAATCCCTCCAGCTGATTAAAAAACTGGGCAACGGCCAGTTTGGAGAAGTCTGGATGG GCTCTAATGATGGGCTGTGTTATTACCTGACCAAGCCCTGTCTTAACAGCACCCCACTCACCATGGGCCTCGGGCGGGATGCCTGGGAGGTGCACAGGGACGCGCTGTCCCTGCAAAGGAAGCTGGGACAGGGTTGCTTCGGGGACGTTTGGATGG GCATGTGGAATGGTACCACCAAGGTAGCGGTGAAGACTCTGAAGCCAGGAACCATGTCCCCTGAGGCATTCCTGGAGGAAGCTCAGATCATGAAGAGACTCCGCCATGACAAGCTGGTGCAGCTCTACGCTGTCGTGTCTGAGGAGCCCATCTACATTATCACTGAGTTCATGAGCCAAG GAAGTTTGTTGGACTTCCTAAAAGATGGTGAGGGACAGAGTCTGAAGCTGCCTCAGCTGGTGGACATGGCTGCACAG ATTGCAGCTGGGATGGCGTACATCGAGAGGATGAACTACATCCACCGTGACCTGCGGGCAGCTAACATCCTTGTTGGAGACAATCTGGTGTGCAAGATCGCTGACTTTGGCCTGGCTAGGCTCATTGAGGACAACGAGTACACCGCCAGACAAG GGGCGAAGTTCCCCATCAAGTGGACGGCTCCAGAAGCTGCATTGTACGGACGCTTTACCATCAAGTCAGACGTATGGAGCTTTGGCATCCTACTAACTGAACTCATCACTAAGGGACGGGTGCCGTACCCAG GCATGAATAACCGTGAGGTGTTGGAGCAGGTGGAGAGGGGCTACAGGATGCCCTGTGCCCCCGGCTGCCCCGCCTCGCTCCATGAACTGATGGTGCAGTGCTGGAGGCGGGAGGCCGATGAGAGGCACACTTTTGAGTACCTGCAGTCCTTCCTGGAGGATTACTTCACCGCCACGGAGCCGCAGTACCAGCCTGGAGAAAACCTGTGA
- the yrk gene encoding tyrosine-protein kinase Fgr isoform X2, with product MGCTCCKQKKSAKAALTSTAAVDVTDQSPSNADGGLSSALTPGRYCPDPTQTIPDFNKGFSSSTIFPNTNTHQRPGGGGVTLFIALYDYDARTEDDLTFQKGEKFQIINNTEGDWWEARSLDTGNSGYIPSNYVAPVDSIQAEEWYFGKMGRKDAERQLLGQGNQRGTFLIRESETTKGAYSLSIRDWDDNKGDHVKHYKIRKLDNGGYYITTRSQFDTVQQLVEHYTGSNDGLCYYLTKPCLNSTPLTMGLGRDAWEVHRDALSLQRKLGQGCFGDVWMGMWNGTTKVAVKTLKPGTMSPEAFLEEAQIMKRLRHDKLVQLYAVVSEEPIYIITEFMSQGSLLDFLKDGEGQSLKLPQLVDMAAQIAAGMAYIERMNYIHRDLRAANILVGDNLVCKIADFGLARLIEDNEYTARQGAKFPIKWTAPEAALYGRFTIKSDVWSFGILLTELITKGRVPYPGMNNREVLEQVERGYRMPCAPGCPASLHELMVQCWRREADERHTFEYLQSFLEDYFTATEPQYQPGENL from the exons ATGGGGTGTACCTGTTGCAAGCAGAAGAAGTCCGCCAAGGCAGCACTAAcatcaacagcagcagtagACGTTACGGATCAGTCTCCTAGCAACGCAGATGGAGGGTTGTCCTCGGCCTTGACTCCGGGCCGTTACTGTCCCGACCCCACTCAGACCATCCCAGACTTCAACAAGGGCTTCTCTTCAAGCACCATCTTCccaaacaccaacacacaccagCGGCCTGGAG gtggtggAGTCACTCTCTTTATAGCTCTGTATGACTATGACGCTCGCACTGAAGATGACCTCACTTTTCAGAAAGGAGAGAAATTCCAGATCATCAACAACAC AGAGGGTGACTGGTGGGAGGCTCGTTCTCTGGACACAGGCAACTCAGGTTACATCCCCTCCAACTACGTAGCTCCTGTCGACTCCATACAGGCCGAAGa gtgGTATTTTGGGAAGATGGGGAGGAAGGATGCAGAGAGACAGCTGCTGGGCCAGGGCAACCAGAGGGGAACTTTCCTTATACGCGAGAGCGAGACCACCAAAG GTGCTTACTCTCTGTCTATCCGTGACTGGGATGACAACAAGGGAGACCATGTCAAGCATTATAAGATCCGCAAACTAGACAATGGTGGCTACTACATCACCACGAGATCACAGTTTGACACAGTTCAGCAGCTGGTGGAGCACTACACAG GCTCTAATGATGGGCTGTGTTATTACCTGACCAAGCCCTGTCTTAACAGCACCCCACTCACCATGGGCCTCGGGCGGGATGCCTGGGAGGTGCACAGGGACGCGCTGTCCCTGCAAAGGAAGCTGGGACAGGGTTGCTTCGGGGACGTTTGGATGG GCATGTGGAATGGTACCACCAAGGTAGCGGTGAAGACTCTGAAGCCAGGAACCATGTCCCCTGAGGCATTCCTGGAGGAAGCTCAGATCATGAAGAGACTCCGCCATGACAAGCTGGTGCAGCTCTACGCTGTCGTGTCTGAGGAGCCCATCTACATTATCACTGAGTTCATGAGCCAAG GAAGTTTGTTGGACTTCCTAAAAGATGGTGAGGGACAGAGTCTGAAGCTGCCTCAGCTGGTGGACATGGCTGCACAG ATTGCAGCTGGGATGGCGTACATCGAGAGGATGAACTACATCCACCGTGACCTGCGGGCAGCTAACATCCTTGTTGGAGACAATCTGGTGTGCAAGATCGCTGACTTTGGCCTGGCTAGGCTCATTGAGGACAACGAGTACACCGCCAGACAAG GGGCGAAGTTCCCCATCAAGTGGACGGCTCCAGAAGCTGCATTGTACGGACGCTTTACCATCAAGTCAGACGTATGGAGCTTTGGCATCCTACTAACTGAACTCATCACTAAGGGACGGGTGCCGTACCCAG GCATGAATAACCGTGAGGTGTTGGAGCAGGTGGAGAGGGGCTACAGGATGCCCTGTGCCCCCGGCTGCCCCGCCTCGCTCCATGAACTGATGGTGCAGTGCTGGAGGCGGGAGGCCGATGAGAGGCACACTTTTGAGTACCTGCAGTCCTTCCTGGAGGATTACTTCACCGCCACGGAGCCGCAGTACCAGCCTGGAGAAAACCTGTGA